CTGTTCCACAACATCATCGCGAAATACAACAACGGCCACGTCCTCGACCCGAAGGACGCCGCCTGCACGACGAAGGGGTAACGCATGTTCGGCAAACTGACACTTTCGGCGATCCCGCTCGATCAGCCCATCATCATGGGGGCGAGCGCCTTCATGGGGCTCGTCGTGCTGGGCATCGTCGCCGCACTGACGGTCACCGGCCGGTGGAAATGGCTATGGAGCGAATGGCTGACGTCCGTCGATCACAAGAAGATCGGCGTGATGTACCTGATCGTCGCCGTGCTGATGCTGCTGCGCGGCTTCGCGGATGCGGTCATGATGCGCCTGCAGCTCGCGCTCGCGTACAACGGCCCCGGCTATCTGCCGCCGCACCACTATGACCAGATCTTCACCGCGCACGGCGTGATCATGATCTTCTTCATGGCGATGGCGCTGCTGGTCGCGTTTTTCAACCTGATCGTGCCGCTGCAGATCGGCGCGCGCGACGTCGCGTTCCCGTTCCTGAACTCGCTCTCGTTCTGGATGACGGCGGTCGCCGCGATTCTGATGAACATCTCGCTGGTGCTCGGCGAATTCGCGCAGGTGGGCTGGCTCGCGTATCCGCCGCTTTCCGAGCTGCAGTTCAGCCCGGGCGTGGGCGTCGACTACTACCTGTGGGCGCTGCAGATCTCGGGCGTCGGTACGCTGATCACGTCGATCAACTTCTTCGTGACGATCATCAAGATGCGCGCGCCGGGCATGACGCTGATGAAGATGCCGGTGTTCACATGGACCGCGTTGTGCTCGAACGTGCTGATCATGGCGACGTTCCCGATCCTGACGGTCGCGCTCGCGCTGCTCGGCCTCGATCGCTACCTCGACATGCACTTCTTCACGAACGATGCCGGCGGCAACGCGATGCTGTACCTGAACCTGATCTGGGCATGGGGCCATCCGGAGGTGTACATCCTCGTGCTGCCTGCGTTCGGCATCTATTCGGAAGTCATCTCGACGTTCGCGAAGAAGCCGCTGTTCGGCTACAAGACGATGGTGTACGCATCGTGCGCGATCATGGTGCTGGCGTTCCTTGTGTGGCTGCATCACTTCTTCACGATGGGCTCGGGCGCCGACGTCAATGCGT
This window of the Burkholderia cepacia GG4 genome carries:
- the cyoB gene encoding cytochrome o ubiquinol oxidase subunit I, producing MFGKLTLSAIPLDQPIIMGASAFMGLVVLGIVAALTVTGRWKWLWSEWLTSVDHKKIGVMYLIVAVLMLLRGFADAVMMRLQLALAYNGPGYLPPHHYDQIFTAHGVIMIFFMAMALLVAFFNLIVPLQIGARDVAFPFLNSLSFWMTAVAAILMNISLVLGEFAQVGWLAYPPLSELQFSPGVGVDYYLWALQISGVGTLITSINFFVTIIKMRAPGMTLMKMPVFTWTALCSNVLIMATFPILTVALALLGLDRYLDMHFFTNDAGGNAMLYLNLIWAWGHPEVYILVLPAFGIYSEVISTFAKKPLFGYKTMVYASCAIMVLAFLVWLHHFFTMGSGADVNAFFGIMTMVIAIPTGVKIFNWLFTMYRGRVEFTVPVLWTIGFMVTFTLGGMTGVMLAIPGADFVLHNSLFLIAHFHNTIIGGVVFGYFAGVHFWFPKVFGFKLDEQQGKRAFWCWLTGFYVAFVPLYVLGFMGMTRRLNHYDNPAWHPWLVVAACGVVLIALGVVFQVASVWVGWRNRNQPQYRDATGDPWNGRTLEWATSSPPAVYNFAVLPNVHELDELAYRKAKGLGLGLGKNVRYEDIHMPSNTSAGFFVGIFSLLLGFALVWHIWWLAIAALVGIVATVVLYSAQDNDGYYIPADTVRKIEEQRAGVRIGTPAPEVELEAN